A window from Pseudomonas campi encodes these proteins:
- the rplK gene encoding 50S ribosomal protein L11, with protein MAKKITAYIKLQVKAAQANPSPPVGPALGQHGVNIMEFCKAFNARTQGMEPGLPTPVIITVYSDRSFTFETKSTPASVLLKKAAGLTSGSARPNTVKVGTVTRAQLEEIAKAKSADLTAADLDAAVRTIAGSARSMGLNVEGV; from the coding sequence ATGGCTAAGAAGATTACCGCTTATATCAAGCTGCAAGTGAAGGCCGCTCAGGCCAACCCGTCGCCGCCCGTTGGTCCGGCTCTGGGTCAGCACGGCGTGAATATCATGGAATTCTGCAAGGCGTTCAACGCCCGTACCCAGGGCATGGAACCTGGCCTGCCGACTCCTGTGATCATCACCGTTTACAGCGACCGCAGCTTCACCTTTGAAACCAAAAGCACCCCGGCTTCGGTTCTGCTGAAAAAGGCCGCCGGCCTGACCAGCGGTTCTGCTCGTCCGAACACCGTCAAAGTTGGCACCGTTACCCGTGCTCAGCTGGAAGAGATCGCTAAAGCCAAGTCGGCTGATCTGACTGCCGCTGATCTGGATGCGGCCGTGCGTACCATCGCCGGCTCCGCGCGTAGCATGGGCCTCAACGTGGAGGGTGTGTAA